TCTCTGTTACCACAATACCAGCTTTAGCCAATATCCATCCTGCAATGCTACTACGGTATTTAGCATACCACTCAAGTTCGTCGGTACCTGGTGGTGGAGTAAGTTCAACGGATTGGTGTTTGCTTATAGCATTAAGAGTTTTATAGTAATAACTTGTACGGCAGGTTGCTATATAACATAAGCGTGTAATGCCTTGCTCAATGAGTACATTTAGGTTTTCAATCAAATCACTGAAACTACTCTGTGTTTCAATATAATCGAATAGTAATAGGGCCGGCGTTGTTGGTGTAAGCTTTTCTACAAGTTTTTCTATAGCATCATTTTTTAGACTACCTTTGACCTTCAGAACAACCCAACCTCTGTTTAAAGCTTCTAAACCAAGCTCCAACATAAGTCTGCTCTTGCCAATACCGCCTTTACCGTTTATCACTAACCCAGTGATATCATTGCTTTTAAAACAATCAAGTAAACTATTCTCATCCCAAATTTTTAAATCCTTTGGTTTGGCCGTTTTTTTAATGTGTTCAACAAGACTATAATAGGGTGATTTACTGCTGTTCAAATATGAACGGAATGTGCCAGTATCTACCGTTTCATTTAAAGGTATTAATCCGTTTGGTCGTGTTTCTGGAAACCATCGAAAAATCGTGTGCGGCCGTTTTCTAAGGAGGTCGCATAAGTCACTCCAATCCTTGACCGTGACTTCGATTCTAGCAAGATGAGAAAGATGCGAATGTTTCCCAGCAAGAACCAGAAAGAATTCCGCAATTACCTTTTGTAGGTCACGCCGTTGCTCTTCATTTTTTAACTCTGCACTTATTGCAAATACATACTTACATATTGGGGTATCGGTTGTATACCACGGTCCATATTGCGATTGACCATGCGTAGGTCCATTAGGGTTTTGTAGGTGTTCTTCTAGTTTTTTCCCAACCTCTCTCCATCGCTGAACCACTACCGCAGCATTATCCTCACCAACAACTTTACATTCAACAACAGTGCATGTATTGGTTACCTCGATAGAATCTATCCCCCCATCTTTTCCACCACCGGGGTAACAATGCAATTGGCTATACTCCGGCAATAATAACTCGTGAACAAATCGTTGGAATGCGTCACCAATATCAGTTTCAACTAATCGTGGATTTAGGCACCTATTTTCAAATCGTGGAATTTCCATAACCAATTAACGATAAATAACAGAAGTTTACTTAGTTAATTACAATGTGACAATCAGTTTTATTCATTTCAAACCTAATACGATCTAATTTATTTATTTCCTAAATGCACTTAATAAGTTTATAAATAGACCCATGTGTTAATTTTCCTTTTTCAAGTTACCCCAATATATCCCGGTAATCTATCTTCATGGCGGTCTTGGCCCGGTCCAGTATCTCGCCGGAATACTCCTGCCCTTTTATGATCCCCTTCCGCAGGACATCCTTAACATAACCCAGGTCGTTCCCCAATTCCATGCGCTTCTGCCGGATCGGTGCAAAATAGGCATTCATGTTGGCGATCAGCTCCTTCTTGCAGACCACGCAGCCCCGCCCGCCCTTTAAACATTCTTCCTTAATGGCGGCGTGACCGGGGGTGAATATCTGGTGATAGGCATAGACCATGCAGCCGTCCGGGTGGCCGGGATCGTCCTTGCGGGCCTTGGCGGGATCGGTATAGGCGCTCATGATCTTCTTGGCGGTCTCCTCCGCACTGTCCTTGATGTCAATGGCGTTGTTCAGCGACTTGCTCATCTTGGCGTTGCCGTCAAAACCCTTGATCCGCCCGAAGGAACCCACCTTGGCCTCCGGCTCCACGAACACCGGCCCGTAGATCCGGTTGAAATCGCGGGCGATCTCCCGGGTCATCTCGATCATCGGCACCTGATCGTCCCCCACCGGCACCAGGTCGGCGTTGAAGGCCAGGATGTCGGCCGCCTGGGAGACGGGATAGGCGAAGAACCCTAAGGGCAGTGATTCCCCGAAGCCCTTCTGCTTGATCTCCTCCTTGACGGTGGGGTTGCGGCCCACCCGGGCCACCGTCACCAGGTTCATGAAGAACACGGTCAGGTCGGCGATGGCCGGCATCTTGGACTGGATGACGATGGTGGCCTTTTCGGGGTCTATCCCGGCCGCCAAGTAGTCCAGCGTGACCTCGATGATGTTGTCGTGCACCTTTTGGGGATCGTCAAAGTTGTCGGTCAAAGCCTGAACGTCGGCGATCAGGATGAAGGTGCGGTACTGCTCCTGCAGGGCCACCCGTTCTTTGAGCGAGCCGAAATAGTGCCCTATGTGCAGGGGGCCGGTGGGCCGGTCCCCGGTAAGGATCGTTTTCATGGGGTTTTGTCCTTTATATTATCCATATTTATTTTCTTATTTGTCATTCCCGAGAAGTCGGGAATCCATTTATAGACCTCCCCACATCCCCTCCTTGATCAAGGAGGGGATCAAAGGGGTGGTAATGCTATCTCCTCCTCCACTCCAGCAGCACCATCCAGATCGGCAGGTCGTGCCGCCAGCCGGTGCCCTTGATCACCTTCTTGTACCAGGGGTTCCGCGGGAACACCATCTCCAGCTTCTGCCCCTCCAGCATACCAGCCAGCTTGCGGGCCTCCTTTAGGACCAACTGCAGAGTTTTTATGTCCCGGCCTATGGTGTTTCCGAAGGTAACGTATTTCTTGTCCTTGGACTGGATCAGCATGGTCACCCCGGACAGGCCCTGCCGGTCGAAATAGACATAGACCCGTTTCTCCTTGATCAGCCTTTGCAGCAGGCTTTCGTCCAGGGTCAGGGCCTTCCAGCCTTCCAGATAGAATCCCTTCCAAAGTTTATAGCGGCTGTCCCTTTTCAGCAGGGCCATGATCTCACCGGCATCCGACGGCCGGGCCGGGACCAGCTTGGTCTCGTCGGCCCTGGGCGCCTTGCACCACATCTCATCATAAGTATTGATGATCTTCATGCCCTTGGATCTTCCCAGATGGATGGAGATCTTGTTGTAGGAGCCGGTGGCGTAGCGGATGAATTTAGGCTTGAACGACAGGGCCTTGACCCAGGTGAAATCCTGGATGGCCCGCCCGATGCCGTGCCCCCGGAAGGTGGGATCCACCCTGAGCCCCTCCAGCCACAGCTCTCCCGGCCGGTGTTCGGTGATCTTGCCCAGCCCGATGGCGGTGCCGTGCAGGTCGGCCACGAAGAACATGCCCTTCTTGTCCTTGAGCCACTGGTCCCATACCTCGGGGATGTAGTCGCCCCACCGCCCGAATGTTTTCTGGCAGAAATCCAGCACCGTGGCCTTGTCCGAGGGTTTGGCCTGGCGGAATCTGACGTCCTTTATCTCGAAATAATTTTTCTTTTTCATGATATTTTCCTCTCTTGTCATATGCTGTTCACAGAATCTTGTGACTTTGATATGTCAGATCTGCGAAAGCAGGTATCCAGGTTTTTTATGGATTCCCGCCTTCGCGAGAATGACAATACTCTTCATTGATCATTTATCTTTTCAATCAAATATCTCCAGGGTTACGGGCTTTCCACCTTGCTCCAGGGCGTGAAGCCATGCCCCAGCACCTCCTTGGCGTCGGTCACCACCATGAAGGCCTTGGGATCCAGGGCTTTTACGATCTCCCGGAGCTGGGCCAGCTCCCGGCGGCTGACCACGCAGAACAGGATGGTCCTCTCGGTGCCCTTGTAGAATCCCCTGCCCACCCACATGGTGCCACCCCGGTCCATTCCCAGCACCACCTCGCCCCGGATCAGTTCGTAATGATCGGAGATGATGTAGGCCGCCTTGTTATAAGACGGGCCCTCTAATATGACATCCAGGATCCGGCCCGAGATATACAGGGTGGTGAATCCCAGCAGGGCCAGGTCCACCTGCCGGAAGGTCAGACCGGCCAGGGCGATGATGAAGAAATCCACCATCATGATCCCCATGCCCGGGGTGAAGTTGGTGTGCTTGGCCAGGATCTGGGCCACGATATCCGAGCCGCCGGTGGTGGCCTGGTGCCTGAAGGCCAGGCCCAGCCCCACGCCCAGCAGCACCGCTCCGTAGATGGACGCCAGAATGGTGTTCTGGGTGGCGGCCTTGAGATGCCAGGTGGCCTGGAAGAGATCCGTCAGGAAGGAGGTCATGAAAACCGCATAGATGGTGCGGAACCCGAACTTCTTGCCGAATTCTTTAAGTCCCCATATGAACAGCGGGATGTTGATCACGAAGATCATGGTGCCCACCGGCAGTTTGAACAGGTAGTGAAAGATCAACGCCAGGCCGGCCGCCCCGCCGGCCACGATCTTGTGCGGCACCAGGAACAGGTCGTAGGACAGAGCCATGAGGGCCGCCCCCAGGGTTATCATGAAGAAATCCCAGATGACCTTGGGCAGCCGGGGCTTCACTATTATCCGTTTTATTTTTATATCCATAGCAGATCTTACTTTTCGGATTTCCGGTAGGCCGCCATCGCGGCGCTGAATATTTTTCGCAGGGGCGCTTTAAACTTTTGAGCCGCCGAGAGGCAGGCATCGTATTCCGGCTGGAACTTTTTCTCTCCGTCAGGCAGTTCCGCCACCTTGCCCTCTACGATGCCGTATTCGGTCCTGACTTTGATCGTCTTCCGGGGAAGGACATAACGATCGAGCGGCGTCCGGCGGATGCCCAAAGTGGTGGTCTCCCGCATGAGGATATCCACCGCCTTCTTTTCATGGGACGGAGCGACCAGGGCCGAAAGCATCACGGCCGGGCGGTTCTTCTTCATCTGGATGGGCGTGAAATAGACATCGCAGGCCCCGGCCCGGAAAAGCAGATCCATCACCTGGCCGTATATCTGGGGATTCATGTCGTCGATATTGGTCTCCAGCAGCACCATCTGCTCCAGATCCCTCCCGCTGGCATAAGACTCCCCCACCATCGCCCGCAGGATATTGGGCACCGGCAGATCCATGGTGCCGGCCCCGTGGCCTGTCTTCTCCAGGGACATGGCCGGCATCGGACCGAAGGAATCCGCCAGATAGGTCATTAACAGTGCGCCGGTGGGGGTCACCAGCTCCCCGGTCAGTTCGTTCTGATATATCTTGACATCTTTCAATAACAAAGCTGTTGCCGGGGCGGGCACCGGCAGAATGCCGTGGCGGCATTTGATCGTTCCTTTCCCGATGTTCAGCGGTGAGCAATATGTTTTTTCGATGCCCAGATCGTCCAGGGCCAGCATGGTCCCGGCGATGTCGATGATGCTGTCGATGGCCCCCACCTCGTGGAAGTGTATCCTCTCCACGGTGGTCCGGTGCACCCCGGCCTCGGCCCTGGCCAATATGGTGAAGGCTTCGATGATCCGTTTTTCGATCATCGGTTTGAACTTTGCTTTTTTGATCAGGGCGGTGATCTGGGAAAGGTTGCGCTCCGGCTGTTTCCGGTATTCTACCTCCAGATGAAGCCCGCCCACCCCCTGTTTGGCCACCTGCTTGAGACGGATATCCCAGCCGGAGACCGGGATCCTTTTCAGTTCCCGGAGGATCTTTTTCCTGTCGGCTCCGGCGTCGATCAATGCCGCCAGGATCATGTTGCCCGAGGCCCCGGTGGGGCAGTCGAAGAATATCGTTCTCACTTCTTGCAGCCTTTCAAAATCGTCGCCGCCAGGTACCCGGCCCCGAAGCCGTTGTCGATGTTGACCACCGATACCCCCGGCGAACAGCTGTTGAGCATGGCCAGCAGGGCGGTGATCCCTCCGAAGCTGGCCCCGTAGCCCACGCTGGTGGGCACCGCGATCACCGGGCAGGCCACCAGGCCGCCCACCACGCTGGGCAGGGCGCCCTCCATTCCCGCCACGGCGACTATCACCTTGGCCTCCCGCAGTATATCGATCTTATCCAATAGGCGGTGAAGCCCGGCCACACCCACATCCCACATCCTGACCGCCCGGAACCCGAAGATCTCGGCGGTCAGGGCCGCCTCCTCGGCCACCAGTATGTCCGAGGTCCCGGCGGTAATGACCGCGGCATAGTCGCCGCTCTTTTTGGGTTTGACCCTGGCATTGGTGATGATCCTGGCCCGGGAATGGTAGACCGCAGCCGGGCAAAGTTTTTTGACCGCTTTATAGTGCACGGCATCGGCCCTGGTGGCCATCACCAGCCCCTGCATCTTCTGGAAGATCAGGGCCGCCTGAGCCGGGGTCTTGCCCTGGCAGAATATCACCTCCGGCAGCCCCCGGCGCAGGGTCCGGTGGGTGTCGATGTTGGCGATGCCGATATCCTGGTAAGGCAGGGCCGCCAGCGTTTTCAGCACCTCCGGTTCGGAGATTTTGCCGGCCTTGTACTTTCGCAGCAACTCGTTAAGTTTTTCTTTTTGCATTTTTCTTTCCGTCATCGTAACACCCCTTTTGATAACCGGCCAGATCGAGGGTCACGAATTTATAGCCTGCCTCACGCAAGAATTCGATGATCTTATTTTTTAATTTAAGCGCTTGGTTGAACTGCGCCGTCGGGATCTCTATCCGGGCCAGATCTCCGTGATGCCTTACCCGCAGGTGGCCGAAACCCATCTTTTTCAAGGGAGCTTCGGCCCTTCCGATCCTCTTAAGTTCCGGGATGGTTATTTTCTGACCATAGGGTATCCTGGTGGCCAGGCAGGAATTCGACGGGGCATTCCAGTTGGGCAGTCCCATTTTTTTAGATAACGACCTGATCTCAGCCTTGGTCAGGCCGGCCTCGGCCAGCGGGCTTTTGATGCCGTATTTGATCGAGGCTGCCTTTCCGGGCCGGTATTCCTTTTTATCGTCCGCGGTGCTGCCATCGATGATGGCTGATATCCCTTTTGCCTTAGCGATCTTCTTCATCTCCCGCCAAAGCAGGCTCTTGCAGTGATAGCACCTGTCGGGTGGATTGGCCAGAAATGCTTTGTCCTTCAATTCTCCGGTCTTTATTGCCAGATGATTCAGGTTGTATTTTCCGGCAATTGTTAGGGCGGTTCTTGTTTCATCCCCGGAGTGTATGGCCGAGACCGCCGTCACCGCCAGATGATCTTCGCCCAGGATCTTCTTGGCCGTCACCGCCAGAAAAGTGCTGTCTATCCCGCCGGAATAGGCCACAAGGATGCTGCCATAGCTTCTGAGCAATGATACGAGTTTTGTCTGCTTCTCCCTCAAACCCATGACTTGCTCTGTGTCTCGGTGACTCTGTGGCATATTATAGTTCCACGATCCGGCCGCTCATATCGTCCAGTTCCACCACCGCGCAGGTCGGCTTGCCGGTCAGATAGCCGCAGGCTTCGCCGGGATTGATCACCAGGGTTCCCTCCTCGTAGATGTCCACCTTGTGGGTGTGCCCGTAGAGGATCAGGTCATAGGTCCCGGCCTTGATCAGGCTTTCCAGGCAGCGCGGCTCGTGCATCATGCAGATGCTCCGTTCGCCGATCTTCAATTCGTAAGGGCCGCTGTGCAGTTCGAATCCGGCCTCCTCGAAGCGTTCCTTGAGATATATCTTCTCCCCGTCGTTGTTGCCGTAAACTGCTATTAGTTTGAGCCTGGCCTTGGCAAAGACCGGGACGATGAAGGGGGCCACGAAATCCCCGGCGTGAAGGACGATCTTGACGTCCTCGTCGAAGAAGGCTTCGCAGGCCTTCTGGCAGGCCTCAAGATTATCATGGGTATCGGAGATCAAACCGATCTTCATAGATTTTGTCCCCTATTATCTATTCACTAGAATCTATTGACTATCTCTGGCACTTCGGGCACCAATAGGTCCCCCGTCCCCGGAATATCTCCTTGACGATGGTCCCTCCGCACCTTCGGCATTTGTTTCCCTGCTTGCCATACACCCGGTGCTTCACCTGGAACCAGCCCTTCTTGCCCTGCCCGTCGCGGTAGGTGTCCACCGAGCTCCCCCGGGCGGCGATGGCCTCTTTCAGGACTTGAATGATGGCCCGGTGTAGTTTCTTCAGCTCCGGCCCGCTTAGCTGGTCGGCCGGCCTCTGGGGTGCGATAGCCGCCCGGTGCAGGGCCTCCGCGGCATAGATATTGCCCAGTCCGGCCACGATGCTCTGGTCCAGCAGCAGCGGCTTGATCGGCCCCCTGCGCCCGCCCAGGCGCTCCTTCAACGCTTCGGAAGTGAAATCTTTCTCCAGCGGCTCCGGCCCCATTTCTTGAAGCGACGGGATGGTGCCGGCATCGCCGGCCAGTTCGATGGATCCGAACTTGCGCTGGTCGGAGAACACCAGCCGCTGACCGCCGCTAAAGTAAAAGATGATTCTGGCCGCCCTGGGCAGAGAATCACCTTTTTGCTGGTATTGCAGCACTCCGGTCATCTTCAGGTGGACCACCAAAACCTTCCCGGTGTCCAGGTGCAGGATCAGATATTTGCCCCTCCGGCCGAACCGGGTGAAACTTCTCCCCGAGATCTCGCCAAGAAATCCTTTGGGCGTTGCGCCCTTCAGGGAGCCGGTATTCAGTATCTCCACCTGCGTGATCCGCTTTCCGGCAAGGCTCCGGGTCAGGTCCCGGCGGACCGTTTCAACCTCCGGCAGTTCCGGCATGGTCTCAGTTGTCCTCGCCCAGGTTCTTCATATCGTTCTCCAGGGCATCCAGCTCGGCCAGCAGGTCATCGGCCTCGCTGAGGGTATTCTCGTTCCTGGTCCTGATGGCCTGGTCAGCCTCGGCCGACTCCTGTTCTCCGGCAATGGACTCAGGCAGCTCGATCTTTATTTCGGGAATGCCGGTTTCCGGCTGGCTCATTTCGCCGGGGAACACTATCTCCGGCCCACCCGGCTCATCGATCTGGATGGGGGCCATCTGCGCCGGAGGCTGGGCCTGCGGGGCGTTCATCCCGGCATACTCCTGGATCAGCATCCGCTGTCGCTCCCGAAGCTGCGACATCTGCTCCTCCAGTTCGTGGTTCCTGACGGTCAGTTCCTCGTTGCGGTCCCGCAGATCCTTGAGCACCTTCTCCCACTTCTGGCGCTGATCCTGATACTTGAGTTGTATATCCTGGATCTTGGCCTGCACCTCCACCCGTCCCTGGGCCATGGCGTTCTGGACGTCGTTCTGGCGCTGGGCCTGCATCTGCTGGATCTGAGCCTGCATCTCGGAACGGGTCCGGGCCACTGCGCCCTGGACCTCGCTGTGGTGCTTAAGCTCCAGCTGATCGATCTGGTCCTGCATCTCCTGGCGGACCTCGTTGACCGCGGCTTCGATCTGCTTATAGGTGGACTGCAAGGCAGCCGGGCCGGCTGGCGCAGCCGGCTGAAGCGGCGGCGGCTGGGGTATGTTGAAAGCCGGCGGCGCAGCAGGCCTGGGAGCCGTTTGCGGCGGGGGTGGCGGGGCCGGGGCTTCCTGGATTGGCATCCTGGCCGGTGGCTGCGGTGCGCTGGCGGCCGGGGGCGCTGGCGGCCGGGGCGCCATTTGCTGCGGCGGAGACGGCGGTTGCGGTATGTTGGCGGCCGGAGGCGCCGGCGGCCGGGGCGCCATTTGCTGCGGCGGAGGCGGCGGAGCCGGTTTGGGCATGGCCGGAGCCTGGGGCGGCGGAGCGGCCGGGGCCGGACCCTCGTCGGTCACGATCTTGCCGAAGATATCGTCCAGTTCGTCGTCCAGGCCGGCGCCCAGCAGTCCGCCGGCGCTCGGCATCCCCGCAGGCTTTCCTATCGGAGCCCTGGGGGCCGCCGGGGCTTGGCCCGGCGCGGCAGGCCTGGCCGCAGGTTTGGGCGCCAGGTTGGTAAGCCAGGCGTTGAATTGCCCCGCATCCTTCTGTTTGTCTTCCGGTGGTACCATATATTCAGACCTTTCAAAATTTACAAAAGCATTGATCTATTTAATTTTTATGATTTCAATCGCCCACTGTGATTTATAGCATTCAGGGCACTTTAAATATTTCTTTCCCCATACATGCGGTGTCAGAAAAGCATTTATCATTTTGATGTCAAACTCATGAGTGCAGGCAGGACACCGGTACCCGAATTTATTTGTCTGCCATTTGGCAAGCACCAACAATAGCATAGCGATGAAACCAAGAAATATTACAAGTCCGAATGGCCACTTTAATGGCGCCAAATAAGCACCGCCAACCGCAATCAAAATAAGGGCGAATAAAAGCAACAACAAGTTGGTTCTTTTATCCGTTTCATTATGTTCTCTGTACTGCACCATTTCCTCTTTACCTATCCGCGTAAATCAGTTTCATCCTTTGAATCCGTGTTCCATTATTTCCCCACGCCGCAGCACTTCTTGTACTTCTTCCCGCTGCCGCAGGGGCAGGGGTCGTTGCGCCCCACGTCCGGGCCGGACTTGACCACCGGGGCCTGTTTGGGCCGGCCCTCTTCGTCGCGGGGGATCATTCTCCGGGCGGCCGGGGCCTGGCTGCCGTCCTCGATCGGCCCGGCCGCCTTTGGCGCGGCCAATTCCGGCTTGAAGGCGGTCATGGCCACAGGCCTTGACTGGGGCGGCGCCACGTTCACCGGATGGGCCTTGAACAGCAGTTCGATGGTGGCCGAATCGATGGTATTATTCAGCTCCATGAACATGATATAGCTTTCCTTCTTGTACTCTATCAGGGGATCCTTCTGCCCGTAGGCCCTCAGGCCGATGCCCTCCTTGATGGCGTCCAGGTTGCTCAGATGCTCCCGCCACTTCTCGTCTATGGTCTGCAGCAGGGCAAAGTGCTCGATCCGCCTCATCAGTTCGGACCCCAGACTCTCCTCCTTCTGCCGGTATCGCTCCCGGACCGCTTCTTTGAGGTATTTCTCCAGCGAATCTATGGTCATCCCGTGATACTGGTCCTGGGAGACCGAAAGGTCCATCAGAAAATGCCGGCGCAGTTCGTCCTTGATGCCGCCCCAGTTCCAGTTCTCGGGATATTCCTTTTCATCGGTATCGGCGGCCAGGATGGCATCCACCACCCGGTCCATCATCTCGGCGATCTTATCCTGGAGGTTCTCGTCGGTCAGGGCCTCGTGCCTTATCTGGTAGATGGCCTCGCGCTGCCGGTTCATGATGTCGTCGTATTCCAGCAGGTGCTTGCGGATGTCGAAATTGTGGCCCTCCACCCGTTTTTGAGCGGTGCCGATCTGGCGGGTCAGCAGGGGATGGGTGAGCACCTCGCCCTCCTCGGCCCCCAGCTTCTCCATCACCCCGGCGATGCGCTCCGATCCGAACAGCCGCATCAGGTCGTCCTCCAGCGCCAGGAAGAAGCGGGACGATCCGGGATCGCCCTGCCGCCCGGCCCGGCCCCTCAGCTGCCGGTCTATGCGGCGCGATTCGTGCCGTTCGGTGCCGATGATGTGCAGTCCGCAGGGGACCTTCTCCCGGCACTTGAGCGTTTCGTAATGGGGGCATTGCTCCGGGGAGCCGTCATCGCTGACCAACCGGCAGTGCGGGCTCTTGACCACCCCCGGGCCCAGCTTGATGTCGGTGCCCCGCCCGGCCATGTTGGTGGCGATGGTCACCGCCTTGGGCTGCCCGGCATTGGTGACGATCTCGGCCTCTTTCTGGTGGTGCTTGGCGTTGAGCACCTTGTGATCGATGCCCTTGCGGGCCAGCATCCGGGAGAGGGTCTCCGAGACCTCCACCGACACCGTGCCCACCAGCACCGGACGGCCGGCCAGGTGCATCTGCTCGATCTCGTCGATGACGGCGTTGTATTTTTCGCGCCGGGTCCGGTAGATGACGTCGTCGTAGTCGGAGCGCCGGATGGGCTTGTTGGTGGGCACCACCGCCACGTCCAGCTTGTAGATCTCGAAGAACTCCGAGGCCTCGGTCTCGGCGGTGCCGGTCATGCCGGCCAGCTTGGCATACATCCGGAAATAGTTCTGGATGGTGACGGTGGCCAGGGTCTGGGTCTCCCGCTCGATGGCCACGTTCTCCTTGGCCTCGATGGCCTGGTGCAGGCCGTCGGAATATCTCCGGCCCGCCAGGATCCTCCCGGTGAACTCGTCCACTATCAGCACCTTGCCGTCGCTGACCACGTATTCCACGTCCTTCTCGAACAGGGAATAGGCCCGCAGCAGCTGTCCGATGTTCTGGTTCTTCTCCGACCGCTCGGAGAAGGTCAGCTCCAGCTTGATCCGGGCCTCGGCCTTCTGGGCCTCGCTCAATGATTCGTCGCTGTTGATGCGATGCATCTCCTCGGACATGTCGGGGATGATGAACAGCTCCGGCTCCTTGGGGGAAATGGTCTGGCGCCCCTTCTCGGTCAGGTCCACCACGTGCGATTTCTCGTCGATGGAGTAGAACAGCGGCTCGTCCAGCTCCCACATCTTCTTGTCCCGGATGTAGTCGTTCTCCACCTCCTGCATCAGCCGCTTGTTCTTGCCGTCCTGCAGCAGCTTGGAGAGCTTCTTGTTCTTGGGCCCGCCCCGGTAGGCCTGCAGCAGCTTGATGCCGGCCTGGTACTCCTCGCCCTCGGCCAGCAGTTTCTCGGCCTCGGCGGTGATTCGGTTGACCAGCAGGATCTGGCTCTCCACCAGTCGTTCCACCGGCCGCTTCAGCTGGTCGTAGCGGTGGGTGGAGTGCTCCACCGGACCGGAGATGATCAGCGGGGTGCGGGCCTCGTCGACCAGGATGGAATCCACCTCGTCGATGATGGCGTAATAATGCTCCCGCTGGACGCACTGCTCCAGGCTGCCAGCCATGTTGTCCCGCAGGTAATCAAAGCCGAATTCGTTGTTGGTGCCGTAGACGATGTCGCACTGGTAGGCGTCCCGGCGCTCCTGAGTGCCGGGCTCGGTGTCGTCCAGGCAGCCCACCGTCAGGCCCAGGTATCGGTAGATCTGGCCCATCCACTGGCTGTCGCGCCGGGCCAGGTAGTTGTTGACCGTCACCAGGTGCACCCCGCGCCCGCTTAGGGCGTTCAGGTAGACCGGCATGGTGGCCACCAGGGTCTTGCCCTCGCCAGTGGCCATCTCGGCGATCTTGCCCTGGTGCAGGACTATGCCGCCCAGCAGCTGGACGTCGAAGGGCACCATCTCCCAGGGAAGCTCCATGCCCACCACCGTCCAGCTTTTACCCGTATGGCGGCGGCAGGCCTCCTTGACCGCGGCGAAGGCCTCGGGCAGCAGGTCGTTCAGGATCTCCTGGTCTTCCCGCCCCTGCTGGCGTTCCTGGGCGATCCTAGCCTTGAACTCGGATGTTTTACCCTGAAGATCGGACTCCGAGAGGTTTTTATATTCCTCAAAATACCGGTTGATCTCATCGATCCTGGGCTGGAGTTTTTTGGCATCCCGTTCATACTTGCTGCCGAACAATTGTGTCAGTATCTTCCCGAACATAATATCTTATAACATTCTTAAAATTTAAACACTTATCCAAGCAAATTTAACATAATTTTGGTGATTTTGCAAGCAAATAAGAAGGGGAACGGCCTTTTGACCGGTCCCCTGTTGTTTACAGTTTGTACTTATTCCATGACGCTGTGAAAAACATCCATCACCTTACCAG
The nucleotide sequence above comes from Candidatus Edwardsbacteria bacterium RifOxyA12_full_54_48. Encoded proteins:
- a CDS encoding preprotein translocase subunit SecA, with amino-acid sequence MFGKILTQLFGSKYERDAKKLQPRIDEINRYFEEYKNLSESDLQGKTSEFKARIAQERQQGREDQEILNDLLPEAFAAVKEACRRHTGKSWTVVGMELPWEMVPFDVQLLGGIVLHQGKIAEMATGEGKTLVATMPVYLNALSGRGVHLVTVNNYLARRDSQWMGQIYRYLGLTVGCLDDTEPGTQERRDAYQCDIVYGTNNEFGFDYLRDNMAGSLEQCVQREHYYAIIDEVDSILVDEARTPLIISGPVEHSTHRYDQLKRPVERLVESQILLVNRITAEAEKLLAEGEEYQAGIKLLQAYRGGPKNKKLSKLLQDGKNKRLMQEVENDYIRDKKMWELDEPLFYSIDEKSHVVDLTEKGRQTISPKEPELFIIPDMSEEMHRINSDESLSEAQKAEARIKLELTFSERSEKNQNIGQLLRAYSLFEKDVEYVVSDGKVLIVDEFTGRILAGRRYSDGLHQAIEAKENVAIERETQTLATVTIQNYFRMYAKLAGMTGTAETEASEFFEIYKLDVAVVPTNKPIRRSDYDDVIYRTRREKYNAVIDEIEQMHLAGRPVLVGTVSVEVSETLSRMLARKGIDHKVLNAKHHQKEAEIVTNAGQPKAVTIATNMAGRGTDIKLGPGVVKSPHCRLVSDDGSPEQCPHYETLKCREKVPCGLHIIGTERHESRRIDRQLRGRAGRQGDPGSSRFFLALEDDLMRLFGSERIAGVMEKLGAEEGEVLTHPLLTRQIGTAQKRVEGHNFDIRKHLLEYDDIMNRQREAIYQIRHEALTDENLQDKIAEMMDRVVDAILAADTDEKEYPENWNWGGIKDELRRHFLMDLSVSQDQYHGMTIDSLEKYLKEAVRERYRQKEESLGSELMRRIEHFALLQTIDEKWREHLSNLDAIKEGIGLRAYGQKDPLIEYKKESYIMFMELNNTIDSATIELLFKAHPVNVAPPQSRPVAMTAFKPELAAPKAAGPIEDGSQAPAARRMIPRDEEGRPKQAPVVKSGPDVGRNDPCPCGSGKKYKKCCGVGK